In Candidatus Zixiibacteriota bacterium, one DNA window encodes the following:
- the purF gene encoding amidophosphoribosyltransferase, translating to MTEEMFHDKCGIFGIFGPRRAAEMTYFGLYSLQHRGQESAGIVTSYNNRLNLYKGMGQVSDVFSDKSIFEKLKGTIAVGHTRYSTTGASSLTNIQPLLITNRDRMLAVAQNGNLTNSMQLKDKLENRGSIFQTTSDTEIVLHLVAKSKSKDTFGQVCEAVKALRGAYCYLFCAEDRIIAARDPWGFRPLVLGKINGYHVVASETCAFDIIGAKYVRDIEPGEVLEISSDGLKSEFPLRKSRKAFCIFEYIYFSRPDSIVFGENVDKVRRRLGRLLAQEHPVDADIVIGIPDSANTAALGFSEQSGIRFEIGLIRNHYVGRSFIEPDQKIRDLDVKIKFNPVKGVLKGRRVVLVDDSIVRGTTSKKLVQLVRQAGAKEVHFRVSSPPIISPCFFGIDMPTRKEFIANKKTIEEIRQYLKVESLGYLSVEGMLAMPSLPHRDFCVGCFTGKYPIKIEANDKLKNKLRLG from the coding sequence ATGACGGAAGAGATGTTTCACGATAAATGTGGGATTTTCGGGATATTCGGACCCCGCCGAGCCGCCGAAATGACATATTTCGGTCTGTACTCTCTGCAGCATCGCGGGCAGGAATCGGCAGGAATCGTTACTTCATATAACAATCGTCTAAATCTTTATAAAGGCATGGGTCAGGTTTCGGACGTTTTTTCGGATAAGTCGATTTTTGAGAAATTGAAAGGCACAATCGCCGTCGGCCATACTCGCTATTCCACCACTGGCGCCAGTTCCCTGACAAATATCCAACCGCTCTTAATTACCAATCGTGACCGCATGCTGGCCGTGGCTCAAAATGGCAATTTAACTAATTCGATGCAATTGAAAGATAAGCTGGAGAATCGCGGATCGATTTTTCAAACGACTTCCGATACCGAAATCGTTTTGCATCTCGTCGCCAAATCCAAATCCAAAGATACATTTGGTCAGGTTTGCGAGGCGGTCAAGGCATTACGCGGAGCCTACTGTTATTTATTCTGCGCCGAAGACAGAATAATTGCCGCCCGTGATCCGTGGGGTTTTCGTCCCCTGGTTCTGGGCAAAATAAACGGATATCATGTCGTTGCGTCTGAGACATGCGCTTTTGACATCATCGGAGCGAAATATGTTCGGGATATTGAACCGGGCGAGGTTCTCGAAATATCGTCAGATGGTTTGAAATCTGAGTTTCCTCTCCGCAAATCCCGCAAAGCTTTTTGTATTTTTGAGTATATATATTTCTCCCGGCCTGATTCGATCGTCTTCGGAGAAAACGTCGATAAAGTTCGTCGCCGCCTTGGACGCCTTCTGGCTCAGGAACATCCGGTCGACGCGGATATCGTAATCGGCATACCCGACTCAGCCAACACCGCGGCTTTGGGTTTTTCCGAGCAATCAGGCATCAGGTTTGAAATCGGCTTAATTCGAAATCATTATGTCGGTCGGTCATTTATCGAACCCGATCAAAAAATCCGAGACCTTGATGTTAAAATAAAATTCAATCCGGTTAAAGGCGTTCTGAAAGGCCGCCGGGTCGTTTTAGTTGACGATTCTATCGTCCGGGGAACAACTTCCAAAAAGCTCGTGCAGCTTGTCCGCCAGGCCGGAGCTAAGGAAGTTCATTTCAGAGTCTCATCGCCGCCGATAATTTCTCCCTGTTTCTTCGGGATTGATATGCCCACTCGTAAGGAGTTTATTGCCAATAAAAAAACTATCGAAGAGATCAGGCAGTACCTGAAAGTCGAGTCCCTAGGTTATCTATCAGTAGAAGGCATGCTGGCCATGCCCTCTCTGCCTCATAGGGATTTTTGCGTGGGCTGTTTCACCGGAAAATACCCGATAAAAATCGAAGCTAATGACAAGTTAAAGAATAAATTACGTCTCGGCTAA